In Streptomyces nodosus, one DNA window encodes the following:
- a CDS encoding DUF3151 domain-containing protein, producing the protein MTLHENLLGGPPPTHLPDDPEPRELLADGTAPADVAARYPASSLAWAQLADDAFQRGAVVESYAYARTGYHRGLDALRRSGWKGHGPVPWEHEPNRGFLRALHGLARAAQGIGEQEEYERCTQFLKDSSPTAAQTLG; encoded by the coding sequence ATGACCCTTCACGAGAACCTGCTCGGGGGCCCGCCCCCGACCCACCTCCCCGACGACCCGGAGCCGCGTGAGCTGCTCGCCGACGGCACGGCGCCCGCCGATGTCGCCGCGCGGTACCCCGCCTCCTCGCTCGCCTGGGCTCAGCTGGCCGACGACGCGTTCCAGCGGGGCGCGGTCGTCGAGTCGTACGCCTATGCGCGCACCGGCTACCACCGTGGCCTGGACGCCCTGCGCCGCAGCGGCTGGAAGGGCCACGGGCCGGTGCCCTGGGAGCACGAGCCCAACCGCGGCTTTCTGCGGGCCCTGCACGGCCTCGCCCGGGCCGCGCAGGGGATCGGGGAGCAGGAGGAGTACGAGCGCTGCACCCAGTTCCTGAAGGATTCCTCGCCGACGGCCGCCCAGACGCTGGGCTGA
- the kynU gene encoding kynureninase, with the protein MSDLELRARERDAADPLAAVRARFVLDEAVYLDGNSLGALPAAVPGRMEDVVRRQWGSLRIRSWDESGWWTAPERIGDRIAPLVGAAPGQIVVGDSTSVNVFKALVAAVRLARGTAGAEGGRDEIVVDATTFPTDGYIAGSAARMTGCTLRPVAPAEVPDALGDRTAAVLLNHVDYRTGRLHDLPGLTAAVHAAGAVAVWDLCHSAGALPVGLDEHGVDLAVGCTYKYLNGGPGSPAYLYVRRELQDRFDSPLPGWNSHAEPFGMRADYEPAAGAPRGRVGTPDILSMLALEAALEVWDGVSVDAVRAKSLALTDFFLECVAAYAPEGAVESLTPAAHAERGSQVALRCPDAGEVMKRLIASGVVGDYRPPDVLRFGFTPLYVGFADAERAARILADTLS; encoded by the coding sequence ATGTCTGACCTGGAGCTGAGGGCAAGGGAACGGGACGCGGCCGACCCGCTGGCCGCCGTACGCGCGAGGTTCGTGCTCGACGAGGCCGTCTATCTGGACGGCAACTCGCTGGGTGCGCTGCCGGCCGCCGTGCCGGGCCGGATGGAGGACGTGGTCCGCAGACAGTGGGGCTCACTGCGGATCAGGTCCTGGGACGAGAGCGGCTGGTGGACGGCGCCGGAGCGGATCGGTGACCGGATCGCCCCGCTGGTCGGGGCCGCGCCCGGGCAGATCGTGGTGGGCGACTCGACCAGCGTCAATGTCTTCAAGGCGCTGGTGGCGGCCGTACGTCTGGCCAGGGGGACCGCGGGGGCCGAAGGCGGCCGGGACGAGATCGTGGTCGACGCGACCACGTTCCCCACGGACGGATACATCGCCGGGTCGGCGGCGCGGATGACCGGCTGCACCCTGCGGCCGGTCGCCCCGGCCGAGGTGCCGGACGCGCTGGGTGACCGCACGGCCGCGGTGCTGCTGAACCATGTCGACTACCGCACGGGCCGGCTGCACGATCTGCCCGGGCTGACGGCCGCGGTGCACGCGGCGGGCGCGGTGGCGGTCTGGGACCTCTGCCACAGCGCGGGCGCGCTTCCGGTGGGCCTGGACGAACACGGGGTCGACCTGGCGGTCGGCTGCACCTACAAATATCTGAACGGGGGCCCCGGCTCCCCGGCGTATCTGTATGTGCGGCGGGAACTGCAGGACCGCTTCGACTCCCCGCTGCCGGGCTGGAACTCGCACGCGGAACCCTTCGGCATGCGGGCGGACTACGAACCGGCGGCGGGCGCGCCCCGCGGTCGTGTCGGCACCCCGGACATCCTGTCCATGCTCGCCCTGGAGGCGGCGCTCGAGGTGTGGGACGGCGTCTCGGTCGACGCGGTCCGCGCCAAGTCCCTCGCGCTCACGGACTTCTTCCTGGAGTGCGTGGCGGCCTACGCCCCCGAGGGCGCGGTCGAGTCGTTGACGCCCGCCGCGCACGCGGAGCGGGGCAGCCAGGTGGCGCTGCGCTGCCCCGACGCGGGCGAGGTGATGAAGCGGCTGATCGCGAGCGGAGTGGTCGGCGACTACCGCCCGCCGGATGTGCTGCGCTTCGGGTTCACACCGCTGTATGTGGGCTTCGCGGACGCGGAGCGGGCGGCCCGGATCCTGGCGGACACGCTGTCCTGA
- a CDS encoding tryptophan 2,3-dioxygenase family protein, whose translation MSQPAHQSRETQEPETPHLDFQGTTPYEDYVRADVLTHLQHTLSEDPGEMVFLVTTQVMELWFTVVVHEWETAARALREDRVPVAIDALKRSVRELEALNASWQPLAQLTPAQFNSYRSALGEGSGFQSAMYRRMEFLLGEKSASMLVPHRGAPRVHAELEKALHEPCLYDEVLRLLGRRGHPVPDAVLRRDVSRRYEPSDEVEAVWTALYAGDQTDELLRLGEALTDVAELVWRWRNDHLLATRRAMGAKAGTGGSAGVAWLEKRAQKNVFPELWTARSHV comes from the coding sequence ATGTCCCAACCGGCTCATCAGTCCCGAGAGACTCAGGAGCCCGAGACTCCGCATCTCGACTTCCAGGGCACCACGCCGTACGAGGACTATGTCCGGGCGGATGTGCTCACCCACCTCCAGCACACCCTCTCCGAGGATCCCGGAGAGATGGTCTTCCTGGTCACGACCCAGGTGATGGAGCTGTGGTTCACGGTCGTCGTCCATGAGTGGGAGACCGCGGCGCGGGCCCTGCGCGAGGACCGGGTACCGGTGGCGATCGACGCGTTGAAGAGGTCCGTACGGGAACTGGAGGCGCTGAACGCCTCCTGGCAGCCGCTCGCCCAGCTGACCCCGGCGCAGTTCAACTCCTATCGCTCGGCCCTCGGGGAGGGCTCCGGCTTCCAGTCGGCGATGTACCGCCGTATGGAGTTCCTGCTCGGCGAGAAGTCCGCGTCCATGCTGGTGCCGCACCGGGGCGCGCCGCGCGTCCACGCCGAGTTGGAGAAGGCGCTGCACGAGCCCTGCCTCTACGACGAGGTGCTGCGGCTGCTCGGCCGACGCGGGCACCCGGTCCCGGACGCGGTGCTGCGGCGTGACGTCTCCCGGCGCTATGAACCCTCGGACGAGGTCGAGGCGGTGTGGACCGCCCTCTACGCCGGGGACCAGACGGATGAACTCCTCCGGCTGGGCGAGGCGCTGACCGATGTGGCCGAGCTGGTGTGGCGCTGGCGCAACGACCATCTGCTCGCCACCCGGCGCGCGATGGGCGCCAAGGCCGGAACGGGTGGTTCCGCCGGGGTGGCCTGGTTGGAGAAGCGCGCCCAGAAGAACGTCTTCCCCGAGCTGTGGACGGCGCGATCGCATGTCTGA
- a CDS encoding alpha/beta hydrolase family protein: MPDEVSREAAEARDAAEEAFAFSHPPVEPGATAPYGDHPDQVIDFYAPRGPGPAEAPGTGGPAPLVVVLHGGAWRAPYDRRHITPFADFLARRGFAVANVEYRRGASGTDRTDGAGGPDTGGSGPVAGRWPETFDDVAAALDALPALVREALPDADPRRTVITGHSAGGHLALWAAARHVLPADSPWRTDRPAPLRGVVALAPIADLQVAGELAVCGGAAVQLLGGEALFEERRPYADPALLLPTGIATTLVQGRTDIVVPRAVAEAYAGAAATAGEVVGLTLLEGAGHFPLIDPAADACAVVAEEIAQLAW; encoded by the coding sequence ATGCCGGACGAGGTGAGCCGGGAGGCCGCCGAGGCACGTGACGCCGCGGAAGAGGCGTTCGCCTTCTCCCACCCCCCGGTGGAACCCGGTGCCACCGCCCCCTACGGGGACCACCCCGACCAGGTGATCGACTTCTATGCCCCCCGGGGACCCGGACCGGCCGAGGCACCCGGGACCGGGGGCCCCGCACCGCTCGTCGTCGTTCTGCACGGCGGGGCGTGGCGTGCGCCGTACGACCGTCGGCACATCACCCCGTTCGCGGACTTCCTGGCCCGCCGGGGCTTCGCCGTGGCCAATGTCGAGTACCGCAGGGGCGCATCCGGTACGGACCGGACGGACGGTGCAGGGGGCCCGGACACTGGCGGGAGCGGACCGGTGGCGGGTCGCTGGCCCGAGACGTTCGACGATGTCGCGGCGGCCCTCGACGCGCTGCCGGCGCTGGTCCGCGAGGCGCTGCCGGACGCCGATCCCCGCCGCACGGTGATCACCGGGCACTCGGCGGGCGGCCATCTCGCGCTGTGGGCCGCCGCCCGCCATGTCCTCCCGGCGGACTCCCCCTGGCGCACGGACCGCCCTGCCCCGCTGCGCGGAGTGGTGGCGCTCGCCCCGATCGCGGACCTCCAGGTCGCCGGGGAGCTGGCGGTGTGCGGGGGCGCGGCGGTCCAGCTCCTGGGCGGCGAGGCCCTGTTCGAGGAGCGCCGGCCGTACGCCGACCCGGCTCTGCTGCTGCCCACCGGCATCGCCACCACCCTCGTCCAGGGGCGTACGGACATCGTGGTGCCGCGGGCGGTCGCCGAGGCGTACGCCGGGGCGGCGGCGACTGCGGGCGAGGTCGTCGGGCTCACCCTCCTGGAGGGGGCGGGCCATTTCCCCCTGATCGACCCGGCGGCGGACGCCTGCGCGGTGGTGGCGGAGGAGATCGCGCAGCTGGCGTGGTAG